The DNA sequence GACAGATGCTCCCCGCGGTATCCCTCGAGCGAGCCGAGTTCCTCGTGCAGCCGGCGCAGGGCGCGGAACGCGCCGCGCAGGACGCTCTCGCGATCGGTGAACGGAGCCATGGTCATCAGCCCGCGCACCAACAGCCCCGGAAGCTCGGTGATGCGCTGGACGGCCTCCGGCGCCTCCGCGGGGGAGATGCCGCTCTTGGTACCTTCCCCCGAGGTGTTCACCTGCACCAGCACCGGCAGGGGAGCGGCGCCGGCGGGTACGAAGCGGTCGAGCCGCTCGGCCAGCCGAACCGTGTCCACCGAGTGCAGCAGGTCGCAGATCCCGATCACCCGCGGGGCCTTGCGGCGCTGCAGGTGCCCGATCATGTGCCAGCGCGGGGCCGGCCGGCCTTCCAGCGCCCCCACCTTGAC is a window from the Gammaproteobacteria bacterium genome containing:
- a CDS encoding YggS family pyridoxal phosphate-dependent enzyme — encoded protein: MYPERLREALPRVRDEVEEAARRSGRTGADVTLVAVTKSHPLAAVEAALGAGIRDIGENRVEELEVKVGALEGRPAPRWHMIGHLQRRKAPRVIGICDLLHSVDTVRLAERLDRFVPAGAAPLPVLVQVNTSGEGTKSGISPAEAPEAVQRITELPGLLVRGLMTMAPFTDRESVLRGAFRALRRLHEELGSLEGYRGEHLSMGMTNDFGIAIEEGSTMVRIGTALLGPRPRPPARRAGTVA